The genomic stretch GCCAACGAGAGAAAATATACCGATTGAACGGAGGTCAACGCCGGCAACAGCCATCCACGCCTGAAGTGTGCCTGATGTAAGGACAAGGGGGAGCCCGGAGGAAAATCCGAGTAATGACAATACGGCAATATTGCGGCTGGTAAATACCTTTACGATGTCATTTCGCACCGAACTTAACAACCCATCGCCTCCTTGTATTTTCAGAGGGAAATAGCATAAACTGATACGAATGATAACATACTTGGGTAAATGGACAATAGCACTTTTAGACGATCTTTTGCATAAGACCGCTGCAATTACTGACATCGGTGAGCGCATAGGGTACATCTCAGGTCAATTCCTCAATATACCATACAAGGAATCAACCCTGACTGGCAGCATAACCATCCCGGAAGCCCTGGTCATAAACCTTGAAGGGATGGACTGCATGACGTTCATAGAATACATTGAGGCAATGCGTCTTTCCGGCTCATTTAAGGAATTTACAGAGAATCTTAAGAAGGTCAGATACAGGGACGGGGAAGTATCTTATAAAAACAGGAGGCACTTCTTTACTGACTGGACCGCATACAGCCCCCGGACAGTGAAAGATGTAACAACATTAATAGGAGGGATAAGGAGTAGAAAAATCATTAAGCGATTGAATCTGAACCCTGACGGGACATATCTGCTCAACGGCATCCCCCCCACGGAGCGGGAACTCGCCTGCATACCTGCTGATGCAGTAGATGATAAAGTTGTTGAAAAACTAAGAACAGGTGATTACGTGGGAATTTATTCTGACAGGGGGGGGTTGGACGTAAGCCATACCGGAATTATTATAAAAGATGAAAGAAAAATCCATCTTCGCCATGCATCATCACGTAAAGCGACTGGACAGGTGCTGGATGAAGATTTGAAAGATTATTTAGAAAGGAAGCCCGGTCTTATAGTTCTGAGATACCTTTAACTTAAATAATGCTCCCATCTATAGTATCTTATTCAAGTAAAATAGAATAAGGGTGTAGTTTTGTGAAGGCAACCTCACTGACTGTGCTCCTTTGACCCCAGCCTTGACAACATCTCGTCAAAATAGGGACGGTCCCGCAGGTTCATGTACTCTTCCGGGAAGGTGACAACCTCGATGGTGGCCATCTGCCTCACTGGGTCCATGTTCCTGAGGACAAAGGAAAACCTGCTGCCGTCAATCAGCTTCGTATTATTCATAAACGGTGTGTCAAAATAAGAAACACCGATCTCTACAGTCTTGAAATTGAAGCTATCCTCAGCAGAACTCACCCTCACACGGGCCTCGGAAGAAGAAACCTGCCGGAGCAATACGGAAAATTTAAATGAGCTTTTTTTCTTTCCCCTGATAGTAAATGTGTCCATCCTCTTGCATCCTTCGGTCTCTTCCACGCACAGGATCATTTCAATGGGTTCGTTTTCAGGCTTGGTGAGCATGTTCACCTGACGGTCTGCCGCGTCCCGTGCAATAGAGATCAGCCTTGACCTTTGAGCTGGTGTAACCTTGTTATCAAGATCTTCAAACAGGGGTCTGGCATCAAAAAATTCCTGAAAGTTCAGGGTAAGCAGATGGAGATACATCATCTGCTTCTCCGGGTCTCTTACAATATCCTGTCCGAAATATGATGATATCAGGGAATTAAACATCTGGGACCTGAGTGCGCTGTCTGACTGCTCACGCTGGGTCATGATCTGAACGTACAACTGAGTCTCACGATTTTTCTCCTGGTTATAGTTAATTACTACAGGGATGAAGATACCGGCAAGCAGGGCGCCGATGGCAGTCACCGTTTTGGTAATGATGTCAAACCGGCTGGTTATGGGGGGCTTGTTTGTCTCCACAGTTTACTCCAGCTTCAGGTTTTTCTCTGTATCCTGCGGGAAGATGTCCACCTTTTCCTCTCTGACCTTGCCGTCAGGGAGTTTTATCCCGAGCGTATAGGTTCCGGGATCGAGTCTGATGGAATAATATCCAAGGCTGTTCGTCTTGATCTTGTTGTCCTTTATCGTAATCTCTGCATTCTGTAATGGCTTTCCCTTGTACCAGATCGTGCCATAAAGCTCAGAGGCCCCTGCTGTAAGAGGACAGATCATGACAATCATAATCGCTAATATCATACAATATCGTTTCATTGATATCTCCCTCCGGTAATTATTAAGTGTAATCAGGATGTTGCCTATTTTATGGTCAGAGCAGGGGTAATGTCAAGGTCACAGGACGCAAAACATTATGATAAATTTACCGGAAGCCTCCCCCTGAATTGTTCCTCACCCTTCAGGCATCTTATTACAGCCTCCTGAGCATTTACGTTTACATCATACGCGGCAATCAGGATATCAGCATCACTGAAATGACTCAGGATGTAAGGGCTGCCAAAGGAGATGACGATTGATGTCCCGGCATTTTTGATTAGTCCGGTTATCTGTTTCCCTGATTTGTCATCTATCCCTGCACTGCCACGCCAGGCTGCAACCTTTGTAAAGATGGCAATTATAACAATCTCCTCACCAGTCATCACCTGAGTTCCTGAAATTAATTCAGGGCCAAGCCGGGATGTCCATAATATCTTATCGCACCACTCCTCTTCCCCGGCTATCATCAGACTTACCCCAAAGGGGGCAGGCCTTGCATTCTGGCATTTTACTAAAATGCCAGAATGCAAGACCTGCCCCCCTGCTGCTGGTATCAATGTTACAGACATTTCTGTTATGCGACTTGAAATGCCTGCATGGCGGGGTAAATCAATCTCTACCCTCTTGATTTGTGACAGTCGCTGTTTTGTCTTTAATATCCTGTCCATGGCTGTATCTATGGTCTTTTCGGAAAGAAGGTTTAACCTTACAGCCTCTGAAAGTTCTGTTACAGTCTGGCCTGCATCTGAGGGATGCAGCAGTATATCAACACCTGCATTAAGACATTTTGCGACCGCATTCTCTATCCCGCTTATTGCAGACATGTTCAGGGCATCAGTCATTATCAGGCCGTTAAAACCAAGCTCTGACCTCAACATACCGGTTATTATCTTTTTTGAGAGACTTGAGGGATTAGAATCATCAACGGACGGAATCAGCAGGTGACCGGCCATTATACTACTGACGCCGGTCTTTACAGCCTCTGCAAAAGGCCTTGCATCAAACTTTAACAGCTCATCATAAGACTTTTTAATAACAGGCAGCGATATATGAGAATCTGTAGACGTGTCACCATGTCCGGGGAAGTGTTTGGCACAGCTTATCAGATTTAGTCCTTCCAGAACTCTTATATATTCCGCACCGAAGAAGGCTACATCTTCAGGGTCATCTGAAAATGACCTTGTACAGATAATAGGATTATCTGGATTGCTATTCACGTCCAGGACAGGGATGAGCGGCATATTTATGCCGGCATCAATCGCCTCAAGTCCAACCGCCTTTACTGCCTCCCTGAGGAGGGCCATGTCAACGGGCTCGTCCCTGTTAACCGCAGCCCTGACCGCCATCTGGCAGGGGAAATCAGTATAGCCCTTGACCTGCTGTCCCACCCCCCTTTCAATATCTGATGCAATAAACAGTGGGATGGCAGCAATTGACTGAAGCCTTTCAATAAATGGAGTCAGCTCCCCCTTATTTCCGCCAAAGATGATGAAGCCGCCAATACCTTCACGGACGAGGTCTGCAATAGAATCCTGATATTCATGTTCACATATCCTGTCTCCATCGAGCCTGCTGATAATCATCTGATATAGTTTTGACTGCAGGTTCACCTGAAAATGCTCCTGTCTACCCGTCATTCCCACGGAACCTGTCCCCGCATGATTTAAGCGGGGACAGGTTTCGCGGAATGACGTTTGCATGAACCTTGATGAGCCTGAGGCTCATGAAAGTTCACCTGATAATCCCTCTAATCACGTTAGCAACCTTATCCTTGCTTTGCCACAAAGGCATGAATCGTGTTATTATATCAGGTTCTGGGGAGTGGCATCAATTATGTATGACGTTCTAAAGGTACTATTCATATTTGCCTTAATATTGATCCTTGTAAATCGGAAGCTGAATCTAGGCCTGGCCATGATAGCGGGCTCTCTCGGCCTTGCCCTCCTGTACCGGCTGTCGTTAGCAGACATGGGTAAGGTGCTGTTCACAACAGTAACCGGCTACACCGGAATCCAGATGATCCTGGCCCTCGGACTGATCATGGTAATGGAAAACATCCTGAGAAAGACTGAGACATTCAGTGAGATGATGGGGGCACTAAAACATGTCGTACGTGACATCAGGATAGTCCTTGCTGCGCCGCCGGCAATAATAGGGATGGTCCCATCAATAGGAGGTGCATACTTTTCTGCACCATTGGTGGAAGAGGCAAGCAGCGCCATCTCCATCTCAGCTGAGAGAAAGGGGTTTATCAACTACTGGTTCAGGCACATCTGGGAATATATCCTGCCCACCTACCCTGGCATCATCCTGGCCTCTGCACTGACTGGATTTCCACTCGACAGATTGATCGTCTATCATCTGCCGTTCTCAATCATGGTAATCCTGACCGGGACATTATTTTGTTTCAGGGGTATAGGCCTCACCAGCAATACAGGATTGATGCCAAAGCGCAGGGATTATATACTAAAGCTCATCACAAGCCTGCTTCCAATAGGCGCAGTTTTACTCTTTGTCGGTGTATTCCGCATTGATATTGCAATTACCATGGGTATCGTCATAGTATCGCTTTTCATTTACCACCGTTATTCTCCGGGAAGGATAGTTGATACCTTCAGGGAAAGTATATCGTGGAATGTCTTTCTCATCATAGCAGGGATAATTTTCTTCAAAGAGATGCTGGATGCAACCGGTTCAGTTAACAGCATTTCACTTTTTTTCAAGGGCTCAGGCTTCCCACTGATAATACTTTTTTTTATTCTCCCTTTCCTTGTGGGTATGCTCACTGGTCTTACTATCGCATTTGTCGGCGCAACCTTCCCGCTGCTGATTACCATGAGCGGCGGTTCACCTGACATCGGCCATATGGCCTTTGCCTTTGCAAGCGGCTTCACCGGGGTAATGTTCTCCCCTGTTCATATGTGTTTTGTGCTTACAGGTGAATACTTCAGTGCTGACAAGGGGACTATATACAGATATATGATCATACCAAGCAGTATAATCATGTTAACAGCCGCAGTAATGTGGGTTGCTGTATGAAAAAACCTGTTGTCGCCATAATAGGCCGTCCAAATGTAGGAAAATCCACACTGTTTAACCGTATTCTCGGTAAACGGGTCGCCATCGTGGAGGATATCCCCGGTGTAACACGCGACAGAAATTATGCTGATTCAACATATTGCGGCAGGGAGTTTATTTTAGTGGATACCGGAGGCCTCGAACCGGAAACATCAGACTACATACTCTCCCAGATGAGGAAGCAGGCAGAAACCGCTGTAAATGAGTCCGACATCATCATATTTCTCATGGACGGGATAGAGGGGCTTACAACCGCTGATGCTGAGATAGCAGGAATGCTGAGAAAAACCAGCAAGCCTGTTTTCTATACAGTAAACAAAACAGACAGCAAACAGGGGATGTCAAACCTTCCTGAATTCTACTCGATCGGAGTGGAAAAGCTCTATCCGATTTCAGCTGAACATGGCACAGATGTGGACGAACTCCTTGATGCAATTCTTCCGCTTTTGCCCACAGAGGAAGAGGTACAGGAAGGGGATGAATATCCGAAGATTGCCATTGTTGGCAGACCCAATGCAGGAAAATCCACGCTTATAAACAGACTTACCGGGCAGGACAGGCTCGTTACAAGCCCGGTCCCGGGAACTACAAGGGACTCCATAGATACTGTCGTCTCCTATTATAAAAAGCAGTATATCTTCATTGATACAGCAGGTATCAGGAGGCAATCCAGAATAGACAAAGGGGTGGAGTACTACAGTGTTATAAGGGCATTGAGGAGCATAGACAGGTGCCATATCGCAATCCTTCTTCTCGACGCAATGGAGGGGGTTGCAGTACAGGACCTCAAGATAGCCCGATATATCGAAGACGCTGGAAAAGGGTGTATTATTGCAATCAATAAATGGGACCTTGTTGAAAAGGATGAAAAGACCATGGACAGTTACACTAAGAATATAAGGTCGCAATATCCCCATTTATCCCACATCCCGGTAATTTTCATATCCGCACTTACAGGTATACGGGCTGCGAAGATATACCCTGAAATCCATTCTGTAATGGAGGAATACACAAGGCAAATAACAACAGGGGAGTTGAACAGGTTTATCGGAGAAATATCAGCAAGACTCCCGTTGTCTACTTACAGGGGAAAGGCATTAAAGATTTATTATGCCACACAAACAGGCATACGGCCTCCCAGATTCACACTTTTTGTAAATTATCCAGGGGCAATCAGCGTAAATATCAAACGCTTTATAGAAAACAGCATGCGTGACAGGTGGGGGTTTGGCGGA from Nitrospirota bacterium encodes the following:
- a CDS encoding DUF1460 domain-containing protein, which translates into the protein MHKTAAITDIGERIGYISGQFLNIPYKESTLTGSITIPEALVINLEGMDCMTFIEYIEAMRLSGSFKEFTENLKKVRYRDGEVSYKNRRHFFTDWTAYSPRTVKDVTTLIGGIRSRKIIKRLNLNPDGTYLLNGIPPTERELACIPADAVDDKVVEKLRTGDYVGIYSDRGGLDVSHTGIIIKDERKIHLRHASSRKATGQVLDEDLKDYLERKPGLIVLRYL
- a CDS encoding carboxypeptidase regulatory-like domain-containing protein, which codes for MKRYCMILAIMIVMICPLTAGASELYGTIWYKGKPLQNAEITIKDNKIKTNSLGYYSIRLDPGTYTLGIKLPDGKVREEKVDIFPQDTEKNLKLE
- a CDS encoding DUF401 family protein, with the translated sequence MYDVLKVLFIFALILILVNRKLNLGLAMIAGSLGLALLYRLSLADMGKVLFTTVTGYTGIQMILALGLIMVMENILRKTETFSEMMGALKHVVRDIRIVLAAPPAIIGMVPSIGGAYFSAPLVEEASSAISISAERKGFINYWFRHIWEYILPTYPGIILASALTGFPLDRLIVYHLPFSIMVILTGTLFCFRGIGLTSNTGLMPKRRDYILKLITSLLPIGAVLLFVGVFRIDIAITMGIVIVSLFIYHRYSPGRIVDTFRESISWNVFLIIAGIIFFKEMLDATGSVNSISLFFKGSGFPLIILFFILPFLVGMLTGLTIAFVGATFPLLITMSGGSPDIGHMAFAFASGFTGVMFSPVHMCFVLTGEYFSADKGTIYRYMIIPSSIIMLTAAVMWVAV
- the der gene encoding ribosome biogenesis GTPase Der, with the translated sequence MKKPVVAIIGRPNVGKSTLFNRILGKRVAIVEDIPGVTRDRNYADSTYCGREFILVDTGGLEPETSDYILSQMRKQAETAVNESDIIIFLMDGIEGLTTADAEIAGMLRKTSKPVFYTVNKTDSKQGMSNLPEFYSIGVEKLYPISAEHGTDVDELLDAILPLLPTEEEVQEGDEYPKIAIVGRPNAGKSTLINRLTGQDRLVTSPVPGTTRDSIDTVVSYYKKQYIFIDTAGIRRQSRIDKGVEYYSVIRALRSIDRCHIAILLLDAMEGVAVQDLKIARYIEDAGKGCIIAINKWDLVEKDEKTMDSYTKNIRSQYPHLSHIPVIFISALTGIRAAKIYPEIHSVMEEYTRQITTGELNRFIGEISARLPLSTYRGKALKIYYATQTGIRPPRFTLFVNYPGAISVNIKRFIENSMRDRWGFGGVPIRIMARGK